tgtaccaACTCTATCTCTACATAGTATCCCCTGGAAAAGATACTCAActctatccatatacttatagatctttttggctatatactaaaacttgattctcttttatatctctacataaagtttattcatattatagtcgtgggttagtttattggatttataaaaGAGTGCAATTCAATAACTCctttattgatgaaaatttcaataataactttattgtgaatagaatatttttaatgtttacaaactgcgaattttaggacattttGAACAATATTATAGTTAAAAATTTTATGTCAACAAAAAATAAgtcttttttaaagaaaattaaaaactaatagTGAGTTCGTGACATAAAAAATGTGATTCACAAAATTGAATACAACCATGTACTTTAGAACCAAACTTTTTTTAAGAATCAAATCTTTTGACTTCAAGGTTGTAATAGCAAAACGTTGACCCATATTTTGGCCTTTTGAACCATACCATGCATGAAACATCACGTATACTTTGTTTGGTTTATTGTCCTTAGTTTCAATTATGTTAAATAAGTTTCAATTATACATAAACACTAGATTTAAATGTATTTAGAAACGAACAAAGATATCAAGGAGAAGAATAATATTTGAAATGTCCAAACAATATGTTACGTTTGATAAACTCTAATCAGGGAGGTCAACTAAAGAGTATTAGGGATTGTTTGATAATTTGCTTCCAAAACGAATGTTCTTCAAAATTATGATATACACGTCGAAACTACACAAATCTGTGATGAACTTTGAAACAATTATTCGaatatataattattgtattattGTAGAAATAATTCTCAAACTAAGCTGAAGTTACAGAGGAATTGATTGAAAAGCTTCACCCTCTAATAAGTTGAAGAGCATGGCACTATCATCACAAGATTCAACAGTGCCGCTTAGACTTGAATTCTCAAATATGCTACATTAGCTTAACATGTAATTCAATGTTGATATAAGTGCAACTCAGTGAAAGTCGAAAAACAACCACCCTAGCTGGTATAGAAATCTCATGCTCTGATCAATAACTCGTAGACATTACTGTTGTTGTCAACGCTAACACGCTTCAACATTTCAAAACTTCTACGGCTCCCCAAGAATTCTATCCTTTTGAAAACTGTATGACCAGATTCTGTTGTTTCTCTACTGCAGTAAACCGATCGAAGTCGGTCAGCATGCCTCGAGTCAGTGTGAATTGCCATCTCTATTTCATGTTCTGACATGTTCTCCTGCAATCAGAGCACACAGTTTCATGTAAGAATAGGCAACTCACCTTCCTAATGAACATGCCCAATCTTTAAAGAACGATTGAAATTTAGTGGTGTGAATAACTAATTGAATTTTTGCCGTCATAGTAGTACCTGATAAAATGCATAAATATGATCGAGAATCTGGAAACATGTGAACCCCTTGTTGCTAAAAAACGTCCTTGAAGATGGGCCCATCTCGAAGAAACGATCCACTGGAAATAGTATGGTCAAGTAATGGTTTTTGAATACAACTTCAGATTTCTCACTGCAAGTGAAAGTGAAAAATGAGAAAAGGCAGCTGTGTCCAAGTTCGACACTACCCGAACTACAAGTTCCACATGATGACATAAATGATCAAATGCATCGATCAAACTGTAGAAGTGATCCGACCTTTCACTGAGTGGACGAGTTAAGTTTGCAAATGAAGCTTCAGATTCCTTGCCATCTCCTGTAGCATCAAAGAATTCTGGAGTATGATGCTCACTAATACCTTCACTACTAAAAGAGTCTGTGTAAATAGAAGCAGATGAACTTGGCTCAGATGTTGACCAGCAGATTGAATCCAAAAGGCTACTTGGGGTTAATGGACGTATTGGGTTTTGATAcgtctgtaaaaaaaaaaaaaggataacaAACGGATAAATACCATATTTCTCTTCAACCATACTCTGGACATTCCATTTTAGAATGTTAATACAGATTTTCAAATTCATCGACCCTTCAAGGTGATGCAGAAAATACGAAATAACTCTTGAGAAGCACAACCGACATAAAAAGGCCCTAAATAAAGTTCAAATAAGGGACAACCTGCATTCGGCAAGCACGACGTTTTCTCACCCCAAGTTTAGCATTTGAAATAATCTTTTCACGTTCTGCCTGGGTTGCCTTACTTCTAGAATTTCTAGCATCTTCTGGTTGCCAATGTTTTGCCTGTTGATGATGGGGCAAGGAAGGGGCGAAACAAGTGAAACACTATTATAAGGATTTATATATGACATATTGCTCATTAGAAGCAAAAGCGGGAGTTAATGTGTTCATGTTATAAGGTATAGATCAAGTGTTTGCGTGGTCCTGTTTCTTACAACAGCATATGTTATTtcgttttttaattttgttataacGTGACTTTTCTTGTTGATTAGTAGCTTTGTGTTTACGATAAATTCAAGTTACTTAAAACTGAATTTCACTGTCATCTACATTACTGCACTAGTACAGTCCAGTATTAATACTGTATTGAAGTATGAGACTGAGATAGAAGATAGAATACTTGTAGTCACGAAATCCAGATAGCAGGAAACCTCATCAATAATAGACCTATTACTATTAGATTAGTCATATCAAAATTACTAACAAAGATACTTCAACGTTAGACAATGCTCAACAAAGgattaaaaagtcaaaatgtacCTCCATAAAATTTTCGGCATAAAGATCTTCAAGTGTTGAACTAATCTGTCGTGCCAAGTCGGCAGACATGTGAATAAGCCTTTGTGCACATTTCTCCTTCACAGTTTTGAGAACCCAGAGTGGCTGAAAGATTGTCAGATGAATCTCAGTGAAGCTAAAAGATTtcaaaaagaacaaaaacacACACAACGAAATCtcaaaaaaattcttttatgaTAGCTAGGGCCTGTAAAGTTGTCTGATACCTACAAATGCA
This genomic window from Benincasa hispida cultivar B227 chromosome 4, ASM972705v1, whole genome shotgun sequence contains:
- the LOC120075098 gene encoding uncharacterized protein LOC120075098; protein product: MGGGTVEVVSSKGCSRLIFGFSSPLSSLGGLQQLESMSLASPSSRSETVKARLTGPFTGLVICVTGLSKEARKQVKEATERLGGLYSPNLHPQCTHLVVQSLGGRKFEHAFKHGSKNGLFVVSLGWFVDSVRRNVRLSESLYNIKSLGENSGRLDELNQLVGSSGDGNSCLPVGINGVEQNDMIGESQLSFSKKDRDRRMDYNLSGQSMYIDTDISPELQHKVIEAAKGVGAALVDQWFAGCSTSHVVCERTSIHRYLGHSSNLVTPLWVLKTVKEKCAQRLIHMSADLARQISSTLEDLYAENFMEAKHWQPEDARNSRSKATQAEREKIISNAKLGVRKRRACRMQTYQNPIRPLTPSSLLDSICWSTSEPSSSASIYTDSFSSEGISEHHTPEFFDATGDGKESEASFANLTRPLSESEKSEVVFKNHYLTILFPVDRFFEMGPSSRTFFSNKGFTCFQILDHIYAFYQENMSEHEIEMAIHTDSRHADRLRSVYCSRETTESGHTVFKRIEFLGSRRSFEMLKRVSVDNNSNVYELLIRA